In Verrucomicrobiota bacterium, one genomic interval encodes:
- a CDS encoding sigma-54-dependent Fis family transcriptional regulator: MPTKAHSPSPKPPKILIVDDDAGQRSLLDSFLRRQGFETVIASSGEQALEILKGEGIQMMISDVRMPGMTGLATLREARRQHSVLPVLLITAFPDIRDAVGAMRDGAVNYLEKPIDLDELLSAVRKAIGIQEQTAPAYGQDKPLPPYVVAKSPLMENVFRDVSLVAPSDSRILITGESGVGKEIVAGVIHQWSGRAAGPLVIVNCAAIPETLLESELFGHEKGAFTGATNPRVGRFEEANGGTIFLDEITEMSPPLQAKLLRVTQDGSFQRLGSNKERQTNARLLAATNRNLEEVVKKGSFREDLYYRLNVMEISVPPLRERTEDIVPLAGFFVEQFSKRKARFSAAVIAILESYQWPGNVRELRNAMERATLLSHGELILPEHLPGRIRQATQSEKPPETTPASRLEDIERQAILQVLRETHFNRTEAAKVLGISRRALTYKLQHMREQGYAVDAR; the protein is encoded by the coding sequence ATGCCGACGAAAGCTCACTCGCCTTCCCCGAAACCGCCGAAGATTCTGATCGTCGATGACGACGCGGGCCAGCGGAGCTTGTTGGACTCGTTCCTGAGGCGCCAGGGCTTTGAAACGGTCATCGCCTCTTCCGGAGAACAAGCGCTGGAAATTCTGAAGGGCGAAGGCATTCAAATGATGATCTCCGACGTGCGGATGCCCGGAATGACCGGCCTGGCAACATTGCGGGAGGCGCGGCGCCAGCACTCCGTGCTCCCGGTCTTGCTCATCACGGCGTTTCCCGACATTCGCGACGCGGTGGGTGCAATGCGCGACGGCGCGGTGAATTATCTGGAAAAACCGATTGACCTGGATGAATTGCTGTCCGCCGTGCGCAAGGCCATCGGAATCCAGGAGCAAACAGCACCCGCGTACGGGCAAGACAAGCCGCTCCCGCCTTATGTCGTGGCCAAGAGCCCGCTCATGGAAAACGTCTTTCGGGACGTCTCGCTGGTCGCGCCCTCGGACAGCCGGATCCTGATCACCGGCGAGAGCGGCGTGGGCAAGGAGATCGTGGCCGGCGTGATCCACCAGTGGAGCGGCCGCGCGGCCGGACCGCTGGTCATCGTGAATTGCGCCGCCATTCCCGAGACGCTGTTGGAAAGCGAGTTGTTCGGCCACGAGAAAGGCGCGTTCACAGGCGCCACCAATCCGAGAGTGGGCCGTTTCGAGGAGGCCAACGGCGGCACCATTTTTCTGGATGAAATCACCGAGATGTCGCCGCCGCTTCAGGCCAAACTCTTGCGCGTGACGCAGGATGGCAGCTTCCAGCGCCTCGGCTCGAACAAGGAACGGCAAACCAACGCGCGACTCCTCGCCGCGACCAATCGCAATCTCGAAGAGGTCGTGAAGAAGGGAAGTTTCCGGGAGGATTTGTACTATCGGCTGAACGTCATGGAGATTTCCGTTCCACCGCTGCGGGAACGGACCGAAGACATCGTGCCTCTGGCCGGATTTTTCGTCGAACAATTCTCCAAACGCAAAGCGCGCTTCTCGGCCGCAGTGATCGCCATCCTGGAAAGCTATCAATGGCCGGGCAACGTGCGCGAGCTCCGCAACGCGATGGAACGCGCCACGCTTCTCTCGCACGGGGAATTGATCCTGCCCGAACATTTGCCCGGCCGCATTCGCCAGGCCACCCAGAGCGAAAAGCCCCCTGAAACGACGCCGGCCAGCCGGCTGGAAGACATCGAACGCCAGGCCATTTTGCAGGTCTTGCGGGAAACCCACTTCAACCGCACGGAGGCCGCCAAGGTCCTCGGCATCAGCCGCCGCGCGCTGACCTACAAACTCCAGCACATGCGCGAGCAAGGCTACGCAGTGGATGCGCGCTAG
- a CDS encoding type II toxin-antitoxin system HicB family antitoxin, producing MKPEYTAVIFKDGGWYVGWCPEIKGANGQGKTRKECLEDLRASVETICRELHILPPRDKA from the coding sequence ATGAAACCGGAGTACACAGCCGTGATTTTCAAGGATGGCGGCTGGTATGTCGGCTGGTGTCCAGAAATTAAGGGAGCCAATGGCCAGGGCAAGACGCGAAAGGAATGCTTGGAGGATTTGAGGGCTTCGGTGGAAACGATTTGCCGGGAACTTCATATTCTGCCTCCGCGTGACAAGGCTTAA